TCGCAAGTTTAAGTTGGCAATGGTCCAGTGAAAGAGCTCTCGACTCCCGAACCGACAAAGAAAGCTTTAGCCAAGACGATGATCCACAGGAATACACACACACAGAGAACATGATATTTGGCAGAAATAAGTTGAGCAATCTGATCTCGCTGTTGAGGTATAGCAAGGAAGTCGTCCGCAATGATACGCATAGATGCATCTATAAGCTTCTTCGACTGATGATCAACATCCGTCGATTGCAGGACTTGAGTTAAAGCACGCCGTATAAAATTCACAGCAATCTCTGCCTCTACTGAGCCCGCGCTTGCTTCATTTATATCATTAGATCCAGAAAAATCAGCTGAAACCTTGTCAAGCAGTTCATTGTCAAAACTGACGactgaagatgaagaaagatcGGGGAAAAGCGAGGTATCGCAGCAAGCAGAAAATTCCGGATTAACACCTTGCAAGAAACTCtgaaaattgataaaaactaACTTAGATCGCTAAAAAAACTTAGTGCCGTAAATGTCTCATATACTTCGTTTCACCGTTTAGCCgttaaaaacatcaaatgaaTCTCCATACGAATAAAACTTGGGCATAgaataaattacaaatctaCTGCTCCATGGTTCGAGATCAATGCCGTAAATGTCTCGTATACTTCGATTCATCGTTTAATCATACGTTAAATACATCAAGTGAATCTCCATACGAACAAAACTTGAGCAAATAACATATTCCAAATCTACTACTCTATGAATAGAGATCaactaaaatagaaatagaagaacaaaatgaaaagtaaaaccaaaaacaacaGATGAATCGGAACTTACACTGTGGATATCTGAAATCTGATTGAGGTCTGAGACAGCAGAGATGGGAGAGGAGttttctttagaaattgaGTGGATTTTATCTTCGGAAAGTGATAACAATGTGGCACTGAAGCATTTGGCGATCTTGAAGGAAGTAGAAGGAACAAGTAATGAAAGTAGAGAATAATAATGAGCTGGAAGATTGAGAACgaacaacaaatgaaaatatgcaGAGAAATCGTACCTTCTGAGGCTTCCTTGATGTACGATTTGTGGTTTGTTCTCTCTGTGGAGTTTGATGGTCTTTCATCCTTTTCTCCATTCTTGAAATCGCGGGAAAACTTTGGGGAAGTTCTGAAATTAAGCTTTGGCGCCAACAGATATTGTGCACCATTACCATACGAAACACATAAATTAACGATGccccaaaattttaaatttttaaatttttaattttaacatttaatatatatatatacatcgACGTTTTTTcgaaaataaaactatttatgaactatttactttttcataaaacaaaaccactaaataaaaaaaattaattacccTCGTTTCTTactcaaatgttttatttttttcaatttttcatatatctataattttaaaaattttctttcttttcttagaatttaattgacgattttagtattttctttttaataaaatgccAAAAATCACAATAGAAAATTCGAGAGAAAACGAGGAAATGGTTCTTAAATGGACTCTTTTAAGTATATCTTGAATAGATAATGCATCAATTACTCTTCTAAAGTTTGAATAATATGTATAAGcgttgtttcattttttttaattctaccACCTATGTAGATTAATAAAAAGTTAGAGATTTCAACGTAAACATAACTcagagaaaaataagaaactaattttgattaatgatTGGTGTAGTCATTCTTAccagaaaaaaaagttggataATCTCAATTAGAACATGGGAGAAAGGGTTTGAGCCATTTAGAAGGGACCTCCACCTACAAATTACAATCACAGGGCCCAATGgatattatcattaattttggATTGACAACGTATATGGTATCTGTGGGTTAAATGTGTTTAGCTGTCACCAAGGTGAtatgaatttataaaattttaaagagtaAATAACGTGAATAGAAAGCCATGAGTTTTTTACGAAGAACAGTCATTCACGAAACATGCATCACAATTTTAGGACAAAATGATGTGATAGTTTGTGCAAACATCTCCATTTTCACTATAAAATAGATTATTGCgatgttttaaatatattgtcTAAATCACActcataatacaaaataatacacCCACTACCCACTCTACGTATGTGTATCAACCTCaacctaaatatataacaaagaacaaaataagaaGTGTATTAAAAAACATGAGAGCAAATGAGAATGTAAAACTTGTCACGTATACAgtgttttctataaaattgcattataaatgaaaacatagAATTCAAAACTATGACTCTTGGTTACTAAACCTAAGCATAATTCAACAAATTCTTATATCAATATCATGTATACGTTCCAACCAAGTATCAACCTTTCTATTAAGCAATCACATTTTGTTCCAATTAGTCGCAAAATTATGTACTTAATAATTCACCGGAAGCTAGTAGGTTTGATTAGGTCCATAAATGGTAAAAGAAATTGGAGTTGaattgatttgttatatatatgattaatttaatgatcttcaaatcaaattattatcaaaaccgaaattaattatgtatgaATATCATAAACAACATTTGTGTAGAACATAACATCAACAAAACATAATTCCTAATGTACACGTGGGTTCAAAATAATTTCCTTATATTGGAATTTTAGGGTCCAAGTTGATGAAGATGATTGCGATACAGATATTGATACCTAAAAAatcctaatatatatattttttataaaagaaaaaagaaaaaattctaCTCATAATTATTGCTGgcttaataagaaaatgaggaatttaaataacattgaaaaagtattaaacaatatataattggtgatttaattattaaatggtTGAAACTTAAATTGATGGAAATTGCGTTAATCATAATTACCTCTGGGTGGGAAGTGAGGGATCCCCTTGCCCCCacattagtttttcttttttctttttttatttttaaataataataattactatgaaaaatattttaatttttgatcAAAACAGGGAGATGTTAAACGAGTTTGGCACATACATTCTTTTTACCTCAATTTACTTAACTTATTAGTCAATAATTTGTAGGatttataaatgttatatatatatatatatatatattggttatgtaaaccctaaaaatgatattttgtaaataaggGGCCAATAGTGAAGCGACAAACATATATGGTGTCTCCACTGCGGTTAGTAAAACcccactttttatttttcctgcATGATGATGAATTCTACAAAGTGCTTTAAGACGTTATTCACAAtctttattgcttttttttaaaaacactcATGATATTTCTTGTTAATGTTTTCCCCTCTCCATATATATTATCTCTTCGCAGTGTACAAAACAGTGGTCACACTTTTAcctttatatatatgcttCATTTTTTCCCTAATTCATACCATATTATCCTTCCAATTCTCAAACAAATCATAAGGTAActtttttaaacatcaaattCTTTCCTGATTTTGCCTTTTATTTACTGAATTCAAGCTTtgtttttcctcttcctttaGGGTTTTGCAGTAATGATTATGATGAAGAGGGTGCTTCTTCTCTTTGCTGCCTTGTTGTTGCTCCTCATGGCAGACGCTGTTATTGTCGAGAAGAAGGGTGCACGTAAGCTAGCTCAAGGCTTCAGTGAGCGAAGAACCCCCAAAGCAGGAGTGTTCAACGATGCAAATGAGTCTGACCTTGAGAACACTGATGTTGCTCCTGACGACGTTGTAGCTAACAACAACGTTAACGATGACAATGAAGATGACGATGCCAATCTTGGTTATAAAAATTACGGAAAGGGCTCTGATACTGAAACTCACCGATACTTCTCAAGTGATAAGCCATATAGACCCTAGAAAGTCTTTCTAAGATCATCATCACCATTGTCTTCGTCTTCGTCCAAGGTAGTCAATTGTAAAGACATGAAGTGTTTTTCTGTGTTGCAATAAACTGTGAAATGTGCATGGGATGTGCCTGCTTTATAAGAGCTAAGCCCTATAGTTAAAAAGAGATGGTTGGCTTTATATTAAGCATGGCAAGCTTTTGGCATTTCATAGAGTTTGATGTTCGATGTGTGTTgtgaaaaatagaatatattttgaataatgtggatgaaatcaaaatatattatgtgtaTCATAAATTATATGCTATGGCGTTAtgattttgggtcttgtaactattttatgaaaggaaaaatgactAATATAAAGTTGGTGATGATCTTAATCTTATTATTAGTAATATAAACTTGCCAGTTCATGTTCTActgattttaagttttattttatgtgttaattatgaatcaaattttgttaagtTACAAGTTTACtaataatagttaattaacttttaattttattaactaaatttatagATTATTAAACATTGATCAGTTTACATAATTTTGATGATCTTTTGAAATACACTATAGTTTTCTAAGCTAAACTTTTGATCTAGTTGAAGATTGATCAAACCTttcgtttaaaaagaaatgatacgTTTCAATTAAGATTACCGTGATTGATATGATTAACCATGTGtggttttaataaaattagcaAACAATGTTAttcaacacatgcaatataaaacattaatttatgtGTATTAAAGTATTACgttaatcaaaatattcatggtgaatttttaattaatgttgatGGGTTgtgatttctaaattttgcAAAGATGgtataatttgttaattattgtttataattataGTAAATTTGTTCATTAACACTTTTGGTATTGAAAAATCACTATCGGCAATCATTAAATGAAACTAATTAATAGagaaataattttcctttttggtttgataatatatatatatatatgaatgctCCTTTGTTCCATTGATCTTCATTTAATATCTATATCATGTTAAATAAGTGTTTGAAttaacactacaagaaatcagAGTAATTCTGATGCGGAAAAAAggcattgaaaaaaaaaaacgttgaCGTTGACCACCCAACGCCAATGTAAGATTATTTACGTCGGCTTCGAAGATGTTTCCTGACGTATGGAAAATACACGTCGaaagtataaatattcatttaatgtTTCAACTTTTTCCAACGTGTCTACCAAATTCGTCGGAAAAATTggaaactaattaaatagttCAACGTTCCCCGACGTGTGACACATACACGTCAGAAAAAGGTTggaatattaaattaataccCTTTTGACCGACGTTGCGTTGACCACGTCGTAAgaatcatataaataaatttgaattatgaaCTTTTTCCAACTTGTCACTTATAGCGTCGAGAAAAGGTCATTTATCCCAACGTATTGGAAGATGTCGGAAATTGTCAGCTCTATTTCTTCCTCGTTCAACACAGAAGATAAGACAAGCACATAGAGAAAGTAAAGGAAAGACGAtcgagagagagaggagagagctTGCTGTCCTCCCCCACTGTTTATGTCGTCCGTCTTTGTCATTGTCATCCGTGTTGACGCAATCTTTAATTCATTCGTGTTATGTCAGGTACACACGCTTACTGTTTCTCAACCTTTTGCATTTATGTTATTATGGGGAGATGGTTGATGATATGATCAAATCCAACCACTTTTTGAATATCTATTTACTAAATTATCAAAACTCATCTACTCGATTAATTCTGGATTTCTTCTTGCGGATTTTGAACGAAATAAGTTCAAGGGAGATGGACAAAATCGATGTGTTCAAAGGCATACTTGATAACTATGTGTTTGTTATTGTCCTTGGTTCCACCGTCATCTTTCAAATAATCATCATCAAAGTCCTAGAAACATTTGCAACCGCAACTCCTCTTAGTATGTCACAGCTTGGTGATCGGTAATgtacaataacaaaaagaaaaaagaattataaaataataaaataaaagctttCCTTGACGTGTAATACACGTTGGAGAAATGGCCAAATAACCCCGGCATTTCGCAATTGATATTGGGGAAGACGTTTTATGACTTCACGTCGGAAAAGACTTCGTTGATGTGCTGACACACATCGGGGTTTCCTTTTCTGACGTCAAACCTCTATATCGATGAACATTACACCAACGTTCGCATCGTGTGTGTCGGGAAAGGTATCCCCAACATTATTTCCCCAACGTCATATATCAAGTCGAAAATACCTTTCCCGacttattttgtgtttttttttcgacgtctttttattgaaaaatgtcTTCATTCTTGTAGTGTAGAAAGGgtataaaatcaaaatgagcATAATTCAACTTATCACCAACTTTAAAGTTAAGATCCTcgttttacatatttatagaaaaaaaattgcaaaatgttttcttttaagaaagaagataggtaagcaatgtgtttttgttttgtcaaGAAATGACAATTTTTCCTAAAATCAACAGTTTTATGAAGTTGTATTGATAGTTGTAGACTTGTGGGTAGTTGCTCATTggaattaatattattttacaattttatgcCATGATTTGTCTAGTTCCAACACCCAACATTGTGTGATAATGTTTTGGTAGATAATACATTTTAGCCTTTTCCAAATTTGTAACACTTTagttctttaaatttaatatgaaaccTTTATGATTCgtaaaaattgaatgattaatataatttgaatttgaaagtttgaataaatttaagaatataattgCAATTACCACCCAACCTAACCTATCCAACCTAGATgtggtttttgtaattttttcaaacatctagatatattaaaaatagatgaattaataattaaaccCAAATTACTAACATCTAACGTatcaatatattctaaaaaaaatgttaaaataggatattaattttgtgtatgtatatgatgtaaaatttgaatttgaaatggagaaaagaaaaaagaaataatgttGCAACAACTTGAGCactaattcaattaaaataagtaaatcaTGTGGGCGTGTTTTAGGGAACAGTAACGCCATCTCGaggaattaaaaaatcattaaaataaaaccacgaatatattcaattaaatatacataagaatattattataaggaaaaaaaataggtaattaaaaatacatgaTTTATGGTTATCCAATAAAAGCTGTAACGCATCATTAATCAATATcttctaagaaaaaaataatcatggGAAACAAAATCATACTCTTCCAGATTTCCCTTTCAACGCCTCTCTATTTCTAAATTCgacaatttaatatatatatatataaataaataaatctttttaaatacagTCAACTATCAAACTGAATACAAATTGAAGTTTAATAATTGACTTATAAAAGACTTAGGGTTGTTAATTTGCCTCAGAATGCGTAATTTGTTTTAGGTTCTCTATTTTCAATAGATATGTagaaaatattctaaaaaaattaaattacaaatttgtcTA
This DNA window, taken from Cucumis sativus cultivar 9930 chromosome 6, Cucumber_9930_V3, whole genome shotgun sequence, encodes the following:
- the LOC105435846 gene encoding uncharacterized protein LOC105435846, with protein sequence MVMVHNICWRQSLISELPQSFPAISRMEKRMKDHQTPQREQTTNRTSRKPQKIAKCFSATLLSLSEDKIHSISKENSSPISAVSDLNQISDIHSSFLQGVNPEFSACCDTSLFPDLSSSSVVSFDNELLDKVSADFSGSNDINEASAGSVEAEIAVNFIRRALTQVLQSTDVDHQSKKLIDASMRIIADDFLAIPQQRDQIAQLISAKYHVLCVCVFLWIIVLAKAFFVGSGVESSFTGPLPT
- the LOC101207042 gene encoding uncharacterized protein LOC101207042, with amino-acid sequence MIMMKRVLLLFAALLLLLMADAVIVEKKGARKLAQGFSERRTPKAGVFNDANESDLENTDVAPDDVVANNNVNDDNEDDDANLGYKNYGKGSDTETHRYFSSDKPYRP